The window ttttttttggggggggagccaaaagaggcgagatatggctatccaaaaaaatctaaggacaaaaacctaacgtaacgtaaTGTAACCTAACGGGGGGGCTGTGGCCCCCCGGACCCCCCTACAACAacattaacctaaccctaacataaacctaacctagcccgGACCCCCCctccaacactaacctaaccctaacataaacctaacctaccgtatccttgctttaGGGCAGTTTCTCTCCCCCCACACCGATTCTCTTATAgtttcacacaatatgcccctcctcacaataccttaacgaaaggatgaaggtcctggctggtcctcttctcgattgtacattAACTTGCATctcaggagcgatgatttccaagtaatcaaattcgcaacctttacaactaatgtcactggtggccatgactgaactgcgcacacagatttctctgtgcacctgtctgcccagctgtgtcccgcctaagaaaaaaaaatagcaaattcCCATAGGCGCAGCTCGTGGTAAGAGGTGGCgccacgtcattggacaaaagaactatagacacaataagaatcctattcagcagttacccacaaaccccagctagaaacaaatgcaagtcagtgtactgctcatttctgaatgtgatggagctccgtggctcgCCGCAGCTTGATGGACTTATAGAAAACTCGCCGAACACACCACATTTGAAGGCTTGTGTACGACACACTAAGGCTGAGCACTCGCCAAAACTCTCACTGATGGTAAACACGTTACATATACCGCACTGTGCTATACGTATTATACAGATCGGCGTGGAGCAGTGATTCTAGAGAAGAACCTTGATGAATAACTACCTTGCATTAAGAATACGGATATATAGGGATATGCAGGGACTTAAATAAGCTTTGTCTTTAAATTGAAAATGCAAATAGAACTGTTTATATCTCTTAATAACTGAAGGGAAGGATAACCTTTAGCGTCCATGAGGGAGATTTGCTCAGCCAATGCctgctcagttttttttttctttctactacaGTTTCGTACTATAAACTTTAGATGGTTTTGGCCACCTTTAGgttgttgttcttactatttacaaCATTTCCAATAAGTACACTACCTGCTGCAGTAGGAATTGATAAAACAACAACTTAACAAAAGCTAAAAACCAACGAGCTGTAAAGACCTCACTGCTCATCACGTGAGGGGAGTTTGTAgactgacactctctctctctctctctctctctctctctctctctctctctctctctctctctctctctctctctctctctctctcatactaaaGATGAAGATTGATACAATAATTGGCAAAAGGTAAAGAATCTAAGCAGCCTTCATGCCACGTGTTTCCTAGCTTTGCTGAATAACTGTTGATTGATAGATGTCTAAGACTTATGGAATCTGAAATATCACACTAGGAGCAAAATCCTTTTATTCACTGAAATACAATGACAAACATGAACTGTATTTTTTACAAACTCCCCGTGTTCTAAGGGATATTTTCATAATCAGTTGCCTTCTCACGGGTATTTTTTTCTGCTGACGCAAAGTTTTTGTCCATCTGCAGTTAGGATCACAACACCGGTGAAAACATCCAGAAAAGCTTCTTGAAAGTTATTTTTCAAAGTGGCTGAAGTGTTTTAGCAGTAACACAGTAAGACCGATGAAGTGTGCGGTATTTCCGCCTCAGAAGTAAAGGCCAGTGGAATCCGGCAAGAAATCGGTCATGATCTGATTCGCCGAGTACATACATCTCGGGAATAGCTCCTTGCAGGGGGTGCCTTGCTGCCCGTGCCATACCGCCTTGTCGTACCGCCCGTAGTAGCTCTTCTCGTCACTTTCCTCGAGACCCCTGTGTAGGCAAAATATTCCTCATTTAGTATAGTCCTGATTATTCAGTGCTCAGCCTTTTGTGTTATGTATTAGAGGTTCATGTGccgtgagggagtgaaggaaaggggggggggggtaATAGGAGAGTCGGTGATGGAGAGTTAAACATTACCAGTATGGCAGCAAGACTGTGACTTCGCTGTCAGTCAGATCTCGCTGGTTTTTCTGCGCCAACTCGCACACAAGCCGCAGGCCACACTGGTCTTTGTCCTTGGATGTGATCTTAAAGGAAGCAACAGTTACAGTGATAAGATAAGAGGTACATATTACTCAGTGATTATCGCATGTCTTTCAGTCGCTAAAGCTATTGTAATCTGCTTGTTTGAAGGGATGAATTTTATCCTGATGTTCAACTGCTAACTGAGTATTTAAGAATAATGTTTGTTCATGTTTAACATAGCATGTTTAACATAGAGTACCACCATCCAAACTGCCTTATCCAATCTCCTTTCCCCATCCTGCCTCTCTACTTTACACTGTCACTCCCGATCTAATCTCCCacaccatcccttcctttcctgctcaACCCTGTCAAgccctctcctcccactccttaTCATCCTTTCCCAAACCTGCCTTCTCAGTCCCCTCTGTTCACATTCCCCctaagcgctctctctctctctctctctctctctctctctctctctctctctctctctctctctctctctctcgataggcctgagaccaggcacacaccgggacaaaaaggtcacaactgctcgatttacatcccgtacctatataggtgaacaggggctacacgtgaaaggagagacactcaaatatctccacccgtccggggaatcgaaccccgaccctctggcttgtgaagccagcgctctaactactgagctaccgggtgtgtgtgtgtgtgtgtgtgtgtgtgtgtgtgtgttcaggtctGTCCCCCCTACTTTTTTGCTCCCATCTGTCCTGTTTTTTCCATTTTGACAGTATGAAGATCTTGTTAGTTTGTCACTTAAACCATGAAATaacctaaaaagaaaataaataaagtctcCAACTGTAGTCATTCAAAAGCAGTAGAGGTGCGCCGCAGAAAGTTTCAAAATATGAAAGTACTGAAAAGACGCTGCACGAACCAGCCTGTATACTTCTTCGAGCTTTCCGGTGCCCATTACTTCgtccaaactcctcctcctcctaccgcaGCCACCACACCATCCACCGCCGCAGCCGCCacagccgtggtggtggtggtgatggcggtggcctACAGCACGGCCAATCACGAAGCCCTGCGACAGATAATTGACATGCatgaattagagaaaaaaagacggtCTGACGAAGAGAATgtagaagagaaacagacagttGCGACAACagaatgaaatataaattaaaCTGCAAAATATTTGAATTAGAGGCGGTAAGaaatctttttttcatatatatgtatataccttACTAAGTGTTTTACAattatcttatctttcatttcaCTTCCATTATTATGACATGCAAAGTTAAATATACCAATCTTGTGTAGGTATTCGccacattaatattttttgtctcAGTGACTCACCCCGACGAAGCCCAAAGCCCCGGCAGCACCTCGACCACAGCAGGGctcggcagcggcagcagccgCAGCAGCGGCCTCTGCTTTCGGGGACGGCGTGGCAGCAGCGGGTCCGATCATcgctacaaccatcaccaccaccaacgcagaCGCAGCAATGCGGGTCACCATCTTCATCTGTGGGAGCAGTATTGCGATATTATTCAGGCAAGGAATTCTTCATTTATGTTTTAATATTTACGATAGGATGCATGTGATGCTTGTTCTCACTACGCTTGATTCCACTAAGCGAAACTCCAATACCACTAATGCATTATCATTGTTGGAATCTACTGACGATATACGCTTCTTCATCACGAAATTGAAGAATAACAGTGTGATTCTCGCTATAAGTTTTCTACATCCCTAGTATcgtataagcaaaaaaaaaaaaaaaaaaaaaaaaagtacagataCGCAGATTACGCATGCGCGGTAAACTGTCCATTGGAAACTCACGATGCCATCAAGCAAAATTTTGCTGTGATATGTAGCACAGGGAGATATATATCGGCCCGTCTTGCTATGTGGTTTGTCCTGCACGGTACAGGCGGCTTCTAAGATGCATGATCCAGAGAACACCGTTTTATATACATCTTATTCAAGGGCACGCGATCAAGGCCACGGTTCTATTTACCCTGATGACCCCCGCTACTGAAGAGGCAGGTGATTGCGCAAGTCTTACTGGtgtactttttttattcatttatttatcttttttatcgttTATTACATCACGTAAATAACATCTTGTGTGTGAACCTCTTTTCCTAGTGcagtctctccatttttttttttcttttacgttccTCATTTTCATGAAACGATTGTCTCTTCCCGCGTCCTTAGAATGAGATGACTTGGTGTAGCAGTGCGGCACATTTCTTTTAATACAAGTGGTTGGGGATCCGAGAggttttctccattcttttttcGAGGGTTGGGCGGAATAAGGCATGTGACGAAAATTTACTGTACTGCACTTTGGACGCGTGCTCGAGGAAAAGGGAGATTATGATCATTTGATACGATGAGACAAAGAAGACAACAGTATGATAAAttgtgtgatggtagtgatgacgacaaaataatgatgatgatgacaataataataacagaaatgataatgataataatcataatttagtggagtaggcagtagtcacctgccgcccggtggaatactccaggagaggtacttacggggatgtaggcagtgctgcagactgagtgattccccgtgtcctctcttcccggttccctttgtggtctcatttatacaattgagcagctgcagcctgccctctaaagacaacttctactacttcctacactacactacaacaccttacacttttacactctcttcaaatcaaaatttaataatggcttcaccacgccctgcctcggagtccccctctggggaggggaccataaatgtccccaggtcggactgccctctgctgtcgaccttgggtgtcttgacacttcatctaatactttcactatcaatttctgcaacattcgtggccttcgttctaattttcaatctgtggaacaccacctctcctctactaaacctcatcttctcttcctaaccgaaacacagttgtctgtgactactgacagcagccccttttctgttccctcctacttgctctatcctcattttcaatccaaagctggatgttgcgcatacgtgcgtaacgacaccacttgctctcgtgcccacaatcttgaatcttcagaattttctaccatctggctaagacttcaatgtcactctctaactaaattcatctgtgctgtatacctctcacctaattcctctgactatgtaaaattctttgactatttgacttccaaggtggagcacatcttatctcactttccttttgctgagatctccattttagggatttcaatgttcaccaccagctttggctttcatcttctttcactgaccaacctggtgaacaaaccttcaactttgctatccttcatgacctagagcagctagtgcagttccctacccgtattcctgaccgccttggagacacgcccaacattcttgatcttttcctaacctccaacccttctgcttactctgttaaactttcctctccgttgggctcctccgaccacaatctaatttccgttaccagttctatcactccagtgcagcctcaggacccgcctaagcggaggtgcttctggcattttaactctgctaagtgggaggaactaaggcagtactattctgatttccttgggatgattattgttttcatgtcagagatccttctctttgtgccgagcgcataacagaggtgattatctctggcatggagctatacattcctcatactttctctaaccctaaagctaaaaagccttggtttaactctgcttgttctcgtgctgtcaatgatagagaggcggctcacaaacggttccgtagccatccaactgctgaaactcatgccctatatatttctgcccgtaatcatgccaaatctattctccaacttactaaaaactctttcatcaatagaaaatgtcaaagtctttccaattctaactcctctcgagatttctggcatctagccaataatatctctaacaactttacttcttcgtctttccctcctttacttcatccagatggctctacagctgtctcttcttttctaaagctgaactcttcgctcaaacctttgctaccaactcaactttggatgattctgggcatattcctcctactcctccaccctctgactacttcatccctaaaattaaaattctttataaagacgttttcctggccctctctggccttgattctcggaaggcttacggtccggatggagtccctcctgttgttctcaaaaactgtgcttccgaactcgctcactgcctggtcaaactctttcatctgtgtctctctacttctatttatccttcttgctggaagtttgctcacattcaacctgtccctaaaaaaggtgaccactccaatccttctaactaccgccctatagctttgatttcctgcctttctaaagcctttgagtctatccttaataggaagataatgaggcatctatcagctcacaaccttctctctgattgccagtatggtttccgtaaaggcagatctactggtgatcttcttactttcctaactgaatcttggtcatcctctttagggacttcggtgaaacctttgctgtcggccttgacatatcgaaagccttcgatagagtctggcacaaatctttaatttctaaactaccctcctacggattctatccttctctctgtaccttcatctccagtttcctttccgatcgttctattgctgctgtagtagacggtcactgttcttccctaaaactatcaacagtggtgttccacagggttctgtcctatcacccactctctttctattattcatcaatgatctcctaaatctgactcaatgccctatccactcctatgctgatgataccaccctgcattattcaacagcgttcaacagacgcccaacccaacaacaattaaatgactcaaggcgagatgctataggacgcctaacttctgatctttcacttgtttctgattggggcagagaaaacctggttttgttcaatgcctcaaaaactcaatttctacaactatctactcgacataaccttccagacaactatcctctcttcttcaataacactcaacttccctctcctctacattaaacacactcggtctatccttcactaaaaatctaaactggaaatttcacatctctactcttgctaaatcagcttccaagaagttaggtgtcctatggcgtcttcgtccattttctctccctcccagctgcttgctctgtacaagggccttatccgcccgtgtatggagtatggctctcatgtctgggggatccacacacagctttactaaacaaggtggaatctaaagcttttcgtcttatcaactcttctcctctaactgactgtcttgattctttaagtcaccgccgcaatgttgcatctttatctgtcttctaccgctgttttcatgctgtctgctcttctgaacttgctaactgcatgccttccccctcctgcggcctcgctgcacaagactctctacttcttctcatccctattctgtccatcttcctaatgcaagagttaaccagtatcttcactccttcattccctacactggtaaactctggaactctctacctgtgtctgtatttccacctgcctatgacttaaactctttcaaaagaggagtgtcaagacacctcttacgttaactggaccctccttttagattttttgttttctctttctactttcctcttaacagggcctggcaaccagcgggattttttttttttccaacactttgtttgcccttggccagtgcccttgtaatgtaaaaaaaaaaaaaaaaaaaaaaaaaaataatagtaacatcaacggcgacaacaacagcaacaacaacaacaacgacagcaacaaaagtaaaggcgttttcagtagcggcgCGGCTGGGGGAAAACGGAGTCAAACGGAGGCAAGTTTTCGCAAACGCGAGCAAACGCCTTTCCAAAGCGTTTGCTCTCGTTTGGCAAACGCTttttagccaatcagcgtggagcaaccccatcaacctcatggaatgagatcaagaaggagttacatttcgaataaaactgaatagttagacgtatgttaggccatagaggtgggtactgtagatgtagatttacgtttacatattgtgcggcatactggagagaaccgatataaaaatacggcgtgaaatagattaaggagctggtggtagctggtgacatgtcgcatctatccgtccttgttgtgggtgttgtccgattccatacttctagtcgtgacttcgatacaataatggagttacttttctattattaggtgaaaaatgataatatttttgcaaatccttatatcataaagtaatgaatgatggtaaaataGATTATCTGCTAATTATTGACGTAATTCAACTATATAGGCGTTAGAAAACCGCAGCCATACATCTacaatggaacaccttcaaaacaagcccgcgtagatcaaaccacttccaggactgaagacctgttgttttggatgagtattgcgctgctcggccctcggcatatacaaatgatgaaacactggtgacctataatactccccatcaaggaataaatccccaaactcttccactatgctgctgtgtttacgtcTTGACCACAGTGCTGGCTCAGGCGACTGATGTGTACGATAACTTCtcccagggattgagatcacagtgaCACGGGCGTCTGGCACCACCGACGTTGACCTCAGCACTGTCCTGTTCAGCGTGAAGTCAAACATGATTGGCCTTGcggtgacgctactgaaaacgcctcaacaacaataacgacaacgagaacgacgacgacaacaacagtaacaactacactatcaccaccaacaacaataccaacaacaacaacaacaccaacaacaacactaccaccaccaccaccaccagaactaccatcacaaccagcaacaacactaacaacagtagcagcagtaacacacAGTCATTGCCTCGAGTTTCTTTATTTGGAGGCTTTATACACTGGTGGGTGGCGTTTCAA is drawn from Portunus trituberculatus isolate SZX2019 chromosome 44, ASM1759143v1, whole genome shotgun sequence and contains these coding sequences:
- the LOC123518526 gene encoding uncharacterized protein LOC123518526; translated protein: MKMVTRIAASALVVVMVVAMIGPAAATPSPKAEAAAAAAAAAEPCCGRGAAGALGFVGGFVIGRAVGHRHHHHHHGCGGCGGGWCGGCGRRRRSLDEVMGTGKLEEVYRLITSKDKDQCGLRLVCELAQKNQRDLTDSEVTVLLPYWGLEESDEKSYYGRYDKAVWHGQQGTPCKELFPRCMYSANQIMTDFLPDSTGLYF